The genomic region CCACCAATTGAACCCATTTAGCCTCACTTGGAACACCTTGGTTCACAACAAACATCATATAATAACCCGGTGGCGCGACCATTGAGTTTGGTGGCGCCACACAACTAACTTTATAGCTACCGACTCCACTTGGCACGGCCGGTCTCGTGTTCAACTTCACTAACCTCTGTCCTTGTGAAAATGAATGTGTAGCAAATGGTGCATTTCCCAAATTCACCTCATTAGGTCCTTCAATTGGCAATGTCACAACTATTTCCACTTCAAATGCCTCCCTGTACTTTACTTTTTGAGGAGAAGTTACAATCACGGGTCGCAGGTTCGCCCGGTCTGGACTCAAGTACTCGGGTGAGAACGCctcgagtcgaaactctgtcggGTACTCTGACTTAAACGTGTAGAAATAATGTGGGTTACTACCAGCAAGTAAAACTCGTCCATCAGGTAACAAATTAGCTGTAGAATGATACATTCGAGGAACCGTCCCTGGGTTCAATACCATAAACCTTGACCCGAGTGATTCATCAGGTCGATAAAGAACCGGATGAAGACACGGGTTCGAACCGAACTCCACCCCTTGAGAACCACTTTTGGCCCCATTTATAATCAACACATCACCCGTTGGTAACATGACCATATCACCCATGATCCTAGCAAATGGCATATCCTCCATTTCCCAAACCGGGTCATCCGATGTTGCTATAATGCGCCCACAACTACCCTGCGCCGGTACATTAGAACCCAGTCTAAGAAACGCCCCAAATTGGGCCCCACCACATATAACAATTACCGCGGTAGAAAAATCACCTTCTAAAGGAAGCATAACCGATGATCCAGCAGATGGGTAATTTCTTGGACCACCCTCCAAAGTTGGATAATTTTTTACCACTACATTTACCTCATAATCATATAAAACAGCTTTATTATTAGCAAAAATAAATAATTTACCGTTAGGTAAAAGATGTACGTAAGGGTAAAGATTATCATCTTGGATATCATGCACGTGAGCAAGGAAAGGAAAATTAACCTCACCTTGTTTCCTAGGAGGGTAAAACTCAAGTGAATTGGCAAATCTACCCCCAATAATAATTACCGACCCATCTGGTAAAATTTGATTGGTTGCATACCATCGACCTTTAGCCAATTCAACATCGTTTAACTCCTCCCAGTCACAAGCTTCTGACGTCTCACATGGAAcgaattttctaat from Silene latifolia isolate original U9 population chromosome 3, ASM4854445v1, whole genome shotgun sequence harbors:
- the LOC141645943 gene encoding aldehyde oxidase GLOX-like — translated: MIKLNIYLLLNILLLTLSRVRADLPGTWELLVPDAGIASMHTAVTHYGMVVLLDQKNSLSRLLLPKRDCSNDENDGVLKHNCYANSAVFDPTTNTLRPLTIQTDTMCSSGQFLPDGTLLQTGGDTDGWRKIRKFVPCETSEACDWEELNDVELAKGRWYATNQILPDGSVIIIGGRFANSLEFYPPRKQGEVNFPFLAHVHDIQDDNLYPYVHLLPNGKLFIFANNKAVLYDYEVNVVVKNYPTLEGGPRNYPSAGSSVMLPLEGDFSTAVIVICGGAQFGAFLRLGSNVPAQGSCGRIIATSDDPVWEMEDMPFARIMGDMVMLPTGDVLIINGAKSGSQGVEFGSNPCLHPVLYRPDESLGSRFMVLNPGTVPRMYHSTANLLPDGRVLLAGSNPHYFYTFKSEYPTEFRLEAFSPEYLSPDRANLRPVIVTSPQKVKYREAFEVEIVVTLPIEGPNEVNLGNAPFATHSFSQGQRLVKLNTRPAVPSGVGSYKVSCVAPPNSMVAPPGYYMMFVVNQGVPSEAKWVQLVV